CCTCGGGACAAGACCTTCTTGATTTTTCTTTTGGACACTATCCCGATAAGTGTGTAAACTTCAAATTATGGTTTTATTGTCAGGTATCAAGAAGCCTGACCCTATCACCAAATATAAGCAGGAAACTGTTAAGAATAGCTCCCCAGTCTCTGATAGGCATAGTCCATTTTTTCGATGCTTCTCTTGCAGCCAGGAAAACAGACTTCATTACGGCATCATCTGTCGGGAAAGAGAGCTTGTTTTTGGTGTATTTTCTGATCTTTCCATTGAGATTTTCAATCAGGTTGGTGGTATAGATGATTTTACGGATTTCAGCCGGGTAATCGAAGAAAACGGTGAGTTCATCCCAGTTGTCCCTCCAGCTTTTGATGGCATAAGCGTATTTGGATTCCCATTTTTTGGCAAAATCGTTCAGGGCAGCCCAAGCAGCATCTTTTGTAGGGGCGGTATAAATTTCCTTCATATCCCTTGTAAACGCCCTGCGGTCTTTCCATGCGACATATCTACATGCGTTTCTGATCTGGTGGACGACACATATCTGAGTGACTGATTGGGGGAATGAAGCTTTTATCGTATCAGTAAACCCGTTCAGGTTGTCAGTTGCCGTTATGAGAATATCTTCAACCCCTCTGGCTTTCAGGTCGGTGAGTACCCCCATCCAGAAAGCCGAAGATTCATTCTTGCCAAGCCAAAGGCCTAGGATCTCTTTAAGGCCGTTAGTTCTGAGGCCAACGGCAATATAAACGGTCTTGTTGACCACTTTGGAGTTCTCCCTGACTTTGAAGGATATACCATCCATCCAAACGATCAGGTATACAGGGTCAAGCGGCCTGTTTCTCCATGCAACAATATCCTCCGCTACGGCACCGGTAACCCTTGAGATGGTGGAGGAGGAAACATTGATGTCATAAAGCTCCCGGATCTGTTCTTCGATGTCCTGGTTTGACATTCCCTTGGCATACATGGAAATGATCACGTTTTCAACGCCCTCCGCCATGCTTCTGCGTTTGGGCACAAGGGCAGGCTCAAAGCTGCCGTCCCTGTCTCTTGGGACTCTGATTTCAGCTTCCCCAAATGTGTTTTTTATTGTTTTGGTGGAATAGCCGTTCCTTGAATTGGGATTATCGGAATTCTGATGCTTTTCATAGCCAAGATGGGCATCCAGCTCGCCTTCAAGCATTTTCTCAACGGCTCTTTTCTGAAGCTGTTGAAGGAAGGAATTAAGCTCCCCGGCAGTCCTGAACTGCTTGAGGAAGTCATCATTTAGGAGATCTTCTTTTTTCATTTTTGTAATCTGTGTGTTATAAAGGTAAGAAATTGTCCACACACAGACCGGGGGGCGCCTACCGCGGGTTCCTCAAATTCCCTGTGCGATTTCTTCTAAATCACACAGAGAATTTCGAGGTTTAACTTTAACTTCGTAAGTAGTGAAACCAACTTACACAGTTTGTGTCATAGTCCCTTCTTTTGTAATTACCTCTTCTGAAATGACATGGTACAACTTGTCCGCCAAGGGGGATGGTACTTACAAATTTTCATTCCGAAATCCGACTTTTAACTTCCGCATTAGTCTTGTTTCTTGTCTCTTGTTTCTCTGTCACGTCCTGATTT
This Cecembia calidifontis DNA region includes the following protein-coding sequences:
- a CDS encoding IS256 family transposase — its product is MKKEDLLNDDFLKQFRTAGELNSFLQQLQKRAVEKMLEGELDAHLGYEKHQNSDNPNSRNGYSTKTIKNTFGEAEIRVPRDRDGSFEPALVPKRRSMAEGVENVIISMYAKGMSNQDIEEQIRELYDINVSSSTISRVTGAVAEDIVAWRNRPLDPVYLIVWMDGISFKVRENSKVVNKTVYIAVGLRTNGLKEILGLWLGKNESSAFWMGVLTDLKARGVEDILITATDNLNGFTDTIKASFPQSVTQICVVHQIRNACRYVAWKDRRAFTRDMKEIYTAPTKDAAWAALNDFAKKWESKYAYAIKSWRDNWDELTVFFDYPAEIRKIIYTTNLIENLNGKIRKYTKNKLSFPTDDAVMKSVFLAAREASKKWTMPIRDWGAILNSFLLIFGDRVRLLDT